From the genome of Nicotiana sylvestris chromosome 2, ASM39365v2, whole genome shotgun sequence, one region includes:
- the LOC138885298 gene encoding uncharacterized protein: MAHDMAVTTRSGKGGDATTSNQKKLVHDEQLIQQDEIPKNEVQANEEVRIGIDDNVEDTHEEVKLSREYIVDISEPVVPKTKTPMPRPPPPYPQRLAKKNSYAKFMKDLVTKKRSMNSETIKMTHQVREIVHSMAPKLEDSGAFTIPCTIESANFAKALCDLGASINLMP; this comes from the exons aTGGCACATGACATGGCCGTTACTACAAGGAGTGGAAAAGGTGGGGATGCAACTACGTCAAATCAAAAGAAACTTGTGCATGATGAGCAATTGATACAACAAGATGAGATCCCGAAAAATGAAGTGCAAGCAAATGAAGAGGTGAGAATTGGTATTGATGACAATGTGGAGGATACTCATGAGGAAGTGAAACTGTCTAGGGAATACATTGTTGACATATCGGAGCCAGTAGTGCCAAAGACTAAGACAccaatgccaaggcctcctcctccataccctcaaaggcttgccaaGAAAAATA gttatgcaaagttcatgaaggacttggtgacaaagaagagATCGATGAAtagtgaaactatcaagatgactcatcaagtgagggaaattgtgcactcaatggctcctaAATTGGAAGATTCTGGTGCTTTCACTATCCCTTGTACCATTGAGAGTGCCAACTTTGCTAAAGCTTTAtgtgatcttggggcaagtatcaacttgatgccctag